CATTATAATTTACATTATTGCAATTGATGCACAGTTACACAAGTCATTAATTTTACCAGGTGACActtcaaaaatacatattgcTTAGGATGATTCAGCACAATCAGGTGGGAGGGAGATTTCCTAAATTGAAAGAACATACTCTTTTAATACAACTCTATAAAAAATGACAGGTTTCATAACATCAAAGACACAGTAAATACTTGTGGATAAATCATCTTGATTTTgggaaacaacaaacatcagccTGCCTCTTCATATTGCACAAACAGCATCAAGATGTGCAAACCTATCCATCTCACAAACACCTGCAGAGTTTATTTTAATGGCTCatgtcaacaaaataaaaagtttccacttttataactttaaattaattcattgtAAGCATTAGATGTGTTTAATATTCTTGGCATCATATTAGGGTGGTGGTTGATTGTCACCTCattagatagagagagaaagacagacagaaacagacacagaggaaaaaaaatgttataaagtAAAGGCATCCACTAAATAAGTTATAAAGTAAAGGCATCCACATCTGACAGTGGCTGATATCTGTTgagatgttctttgtttttataaGAGGGGTTCTATGGTATATGGATGTAGCCAGTTTCATGGGTGAGTAACACAGTCTGGATTTACTTGATTTAGAAGTGATTATGGAAACTAAAGCAGAAATGAAGTTTTGTATTTGTTCTCCCAGAGAAAACTCTCaagttgaaaaaagaaatgttggCAACAAACACTTAGTAACATTTACACACCCTAGTGTATTTGTCTATTATAGccttataaataaaactaaaagatACTTGTCATTATGGCTTCCAGAGGGGTCCAGACCCCAGGGAAAATGCACTCAACAGTTTGTcgagaggaaacagctgaacGATGCTCCTTCCATTTTGAGGGTGAGACTCTGGTCAGTCAGCGCTGAAATCTCAATCCACACCAGGGGATTGTGCATACTGTTCTCATGACCTGAACATGCCAAACTTGACATGCTTACAGTATATGCTGCTCGCTCGTTGTCGCTGTATTGAGTCCTGGTGTCACTCAGGGGGTCCCATGCTTTGTCCTCACCATGCTTTGTCCTCACCATGCTAAACTCCTCTCCTAGTCCAGCTTTGGCTATAGGTTAGGTCCACTTTTGGGTCCTCTCGCTCACTCAATGCTAGTAAGGAGAGAAGATAATAGGTGTATGTGTGGCCCTCAGAGGTCCTGGGGCAGGCCTGAAGAGTGTGGGGCTGATCAGGGGACCCTGGATGATGGCTGTGGGACCCTGCGGCAGGCGTAGTGCCAGCGGTCCAGATGCCATAGTGCACAAGGCAGCTGGATTGAGAGGGCTGGTCAGGAACCCTGCCGGCAGGGCCTTAGACAGCTGCTTCTGCAGGGCCACTTTAGtctgaaacagaggaagagtCATATTCAAAGtctaaaaaatgcatttaaagctATAAGAAGTTCAAATTGTTcacacagtaaatatgaaaataaactacaaaaaagaGTAGATCTCACAAAAGATCTactccatctctcttttttatgATAATATAAAGGCTGttcattctttatttatattgtaaacTTGAGGTAACTAATAAGCTTAATTCTGAAGCTTCTCAAAGCTTGAGTTAAAACAAGGCACTCATTTCAAAGTAGCACATCTTTTTCACATAACATACTGAAGTACTCTAATCATTTGTATTTACCACTTGGCATCAATAGGACTTGCAAATACGGTACCAGGTGCCACTCACAGCTTACCATTTGCATCTACTGAGTATGTGTATATCTTGTTTGTATAGTGTTCTATGTTAATGACTATGTGCTATGGGCAAACGCAAATGAGAGCAGTCAAATGTAGTCCAGGTGTTCCTcctgtggggacataaatctgtttacagatTACCCTTATGGCAACAAAAAGCAATCCCccataatttaaataattgaattttagagtgaagacttggtttaaggtTAAGGCTTAGGGTTAGGCTGAGGTCGGGGTAAGGATTAGGGTTAGtcaagtagtggttatggttagggtaagtctccagtaaatgaatataagtcaatgtaatgtcctctgaagtgatggaaacacgattgtgtttgtgtgtgtgtgtgagatattCTTACCGCTAACACAGCACTGGGCTGTAGTTTATTATAGGGGGTGAACTTCGCTTTGACAGGCTTCCCGGCCAAGCGCTCTTTGTGTCTCCTGCTGTTCATGTGCTAAAAGGGGACAAGGATATGCAGTGATTCAGTCACGACAGCTTAAAGTAACAAACCACAGAGCCAAACAGTTGGGTAGTTTATCTTGTAGAATACTAAggttagacttttttttatattagtgGGGGATTTTTATAAAAAGTAACTGCCTTTATCACAAAAAATGTACGGATAATGTTATATCATCCTACAAGATACAAATAAGTATCAAGCCAGTTCTTTCATGATACAGGGAGTCCTAATGCCAGACCCAGAGGAGGATGAGCAGAAGTCCCGCCCACCTGTTTCAGCTGTGTCTCGGAGTTGACGGACACCTGGCACAGTTCACAGTGAAAGGGCTGGCTGCTCACACCCACAACCGCTCTGGTCTTGCTGCCCATTCGCTGCTTAATCCGGCAGGCCAGTCTGGGCGATGACGTCATCTTGACCCTGCGTTGTGACTGGCTGCTGTTCTCACCATCCAGCATCTGTTTGTGCTTAGAGCCTgattcagccaatcagagagggAGGGACAAATGTCAGAATTATTGGTAACACCATGATAATCTATTAGGTCAAGGATCAAATAGCAAGTGGCTTACAAGAGTTAACTATACTCTTGTAGTACATATTAATATTGTAGTACATACCACTACAGTGAGCTTCCAACTGGGAGCTGGAATTAACCGTCACTTTGCACGTGGGACAGtgaagattttgttttttgttgccCTTGGCCTCCTTAGCCTCCTCCCccttcacctcctcttcctcacctctaGTGGAGCTCCCCTGAGGTTCAGGGTGTGGCGCTGAGCTGGGGCCCGGGCTGCAGCCCTCCAACGGTGGACCATCTGAAGTTAAATCAGAAAGCTGAGAGCTAGGGGAGAATTGCAGGGACATCTGAGGAGAGTGGGGTGAGGAGGAGTCTGTGGATGAAGGCTGTGAGGGAGGAGTGGGTGCCAGTGAACTCCCCTGGCCATTTTCTAGTTGTTGTTGAGCAGGTTGGGAAGAGGTGCTTGGGCCTGAGCACAGATATataaagacagatttaaaatgtATGATAATACATCAATTCTATACAATCAAGGTatatattttcttgattaatgcAATCCTTCAACAAGAGATGTGTgacctcttttccttttcttttcttttcttatcaGTCTTTTTGTCCGACCTgtcattttttccctttcttctaCTAATCTTATCACACCATATTATTCGTTTTCCTCATCCTATtatacatacttttttttttttgctctatCATGTCTCTTTAATTTTCATatcttttcagtgtttttttctgcctctcaatcattcttcctctgtctctgtcatttGTTTGCTGCTTCTGCTGAAGCTCCCTCTGTCACATCAATCAACAACCATGGCAACCACTGGATGTAACAAGCTTATCATTATGTGGATGGAGGGAAATTGATAGGTACTGGAATAAAATGGGGGTGGGGGAGAATCAaggaatcaataatgaaaaggGAAGCTAGACAGAGTATAAAAAAGAAGATGGTGAATTTTTTAGTCACGCAGAATGAGAAGTTTAAAGACAAATGACTGAAAGGGAGTAAATAGAGCATAGTCATTACATCAGCTTTTTTGTCGGCAATGTTGTTGAAGAATCAACAGCTATAGTAtaacatcaagaaaataaaaggGATCCAGGGTTGTAACCACTTTTAAGGACATTGATGTCATTTCTTCAGTATTTTGTCTGGGAAATTGGGGACTTTAACAAACTGGAGTGCAATTACATCTACAATAGAAAGATACACATGGTGGATTTTATAGCTTGATACCAATATTACAATTAAAGGTAAAAAGTTATGTAATGTACATAATAAGGACAGTGAGGATATATCCAAGCACAGCTTCATGTTTGTGCATATATATGTTGCTTCAGTTTAAACTGCAATCTTAAGGAGACCTGGTCCGCAGATATTTATTTCCAGAATAACTTCAAAGACCAAAGTTTTCACCAAAATACCAAAGTACCAAAGCAACATGCCAAACTAATTTCAAATCAATTTATCATTAGAGCTGGAACAATGGCTTGTTTAACTGAATGACCAGAAATAAATCTACAAACATTTGAGTTGTTTAATCAAGCAAAGAATCCAggaagtgtgtttctgtgttgttcaTGAACTTACAATGGGCATTTTTCATCTAATCTCATAAACGATTTATCAAAAAAATACTTAACAGATTAATTGGTGGTGAAAATAAGTCAGTTGCCGCCCTACATGTCTTTTGGAACCAAGACACAAATTCCTGCTCATTTCCTCCTCTGACTGGCTACATACACACATCACTTagacaaaagcacatttataaaaatataaagttaatGGTTTATTCTACAAGAATTACTACAACTTTGAAATTCTAACATCTACACTTGTGGTGAGGTTTTAAAAATAACGTTGCTAATAGAAAGATATTTGTGTAAATTAGTGTGCATCTGCTATGCTATTTGTTTTAGCCATTGCTGATGGCTACAGGCCTCTGTGAGTATATGCA
This sequence is a window from Thunnus albacares chromosome 20, fThuAlb1.1, whole genome shotgun sequence. Protein-coding genes within it:
- the LOC122971798 gene encoding zinc finger protein 385B-like isoform X3, giving the protein MDSNNGGAVKPSYTDMKRPKSPDWLDSSLPPKSQEEQEGEEEDDNEEERRVVAGHRAKRERRQASGSATMCQVCSIQLNSSAQALIHYRGKTHQRRLRRLAKAVNTGALSQSQVHPLLGSLPLPGPPLQPQTHAHLEHFLPLRINSSSPLSLFPNFNTMDPVQKAVINHTFGVAPPKKKPIISCNICHLRFNSTTQAEAHYKGHKHARKLKALETQRHRQKNGHSPSTTGKDRDREKERGMMGGGGAVPADSNLKDITGPSTSSQPAQQQLENGQGSSLAPTPPSQPSSTDSSSPHSPQMSLQFSPSSQLSDLTSDGPPLEGCSPGPSSAPHPEPQGSSTRGSKHKQMLDGENSSQSQRRVKMTSSPRLACRIKQRMGSKTRAVVGVSSQPFHCELCQVSVNSETQLKQHMNSRRHKERLAGKPVKAKFTPYNKLQPSAVLATKVALQKQLSKALPAGFLTSPLNPAALCTMASGPLALRLPQGPTAIIQGPLISPTLFRPAPGPLRATHTPIIFSPY
- the LOC122971798 gene encoding zinc finger protein 385C-like isoform X2 → MDINANMKRPKSPDWLDSSLPPKSQEEQEGEEEDDNEEERRVVAGHRAKRERRQASGSATMCQVCSIQLNSSAQALIHYRGKTHQRRLRRLAKAVNTGALSQSQVHPLLGSLPLPGPPLQPQTHAHLEHFLPLRINSSSPLSLFPNFNTMDPVQKAVINHTFGVAPPKKKPIISCNICHLRFNSTTQAEAHYKGHKHARKLKALETQRHRQKNGHSPSTTGKDRDREKERGMMGGGGAVPADSNLKDITGPSTSSQPAQQQLENGQGSSLAPTPPSQPSSTDSSSPHSPQMSLQFSPSSQLSDLTSDGPPLEGCSPGPSSAPHPEPQGSSTRGEEEEVKGEEAKEAKGNKKQNLHCPTCKVTVNSSSQLEAHCSGSKHKQMLDGENSSQSQRRVKMTSSPRLACRIKQRMGSKTRAVVGVSSQPFHCELCQVSVNSETQLKQHMNSRRHKERLAGKPVKAKFTPYNKLQPSAVLATKVALQKQLSKALPAGFLTSPLNPAALCTMASGPLALRLPQGPTAIIQGPLISPTLFRPAPGPLRATHTPIIFSPY
- the LOC122971798 gene encoding zinc finger protein 385C-like isoform X4, with protein sequence MLLGALSQSQVHPLLGSLPLPGPPLQPQTHAHLEHFLPLRINSSSPLSLFPNFNTMDPVQKAVINHTFGVAPPKKKPIISCNICHLRFNSTTQAEAHYKGHKHARKLKALETQRHRQKNGHSPSTTGKDRDREKERGMMGGGGAVPADSNLKDITGPSTSSQPAQQQLENGQGSSLAPTPPSQPSSTDSSSPHSPQMSLQFSPSSQLSDLTSDGPPLEGCSPGPSSAPHPEPQGSSTRGEEEEVKGEEAKEAKGNKKQNLHCPTCKVTVNSSSQLEAHCSGSKHKQMLDGENSSQSQRRVKMTSSPRLACRIKQRMGSKTRAVVGVSSQPFHCELCQVSVNSETQLKQHMNSRRHKERLAGKPVKAKFTPYNKLQPSAVLATKVALQKQLSKALPAGFLTSPLNPAALCTMASGPLALRLPQGPTAIIQGPLISPTLFRPAPGPLRATHTPIIFSPY
- the LOC122971798 gene encoding zinc finger protein 385C-like isoform X1, producing the protein MDSNNGGAVKPSYTDMKRPKSPDWLDSSLPPKSQEEQEGEEEDDNEEERRVVAGHRAKRERRQASGSATMCQVCSIQLNSSAQALIHYRGKTHQRRLRRLAKAVNTGALSQSQVHPLLGSLPLPGPPLQPQTHAHLEHFLPLRINSSSPLSLFPNFNTMDPVQKAVINHTFGVAPPKKKPIISCNICHLRFNSTTQAEAHYKGHKHARKLKALETQRHRQKNGHSPSTTGKDRDREKERGMMGGGGAVPADSNLKDITGPSTSSQPAQQQLENGQGSSLAPTPPSQPSSTDSSSPHSPQMSLQFSPSSQLSDLTSDGPPLEGCSPGPSSAPHPEPQGSSTRGEEEEVKGEEAKEAKGNKKQNLHCPTCKVTVNSSSQLEAHCSGSKHKQMLDGENSSQSQRRVKMTSSPRLACRIKQRMGSKTRAVVGVSSQPFHCELCQVSVNSETQLKQHMNSRRHKERLAGKPVKAKFTPYNKLQPSAVLATKVALQKQLSKALPAGFLTSPLNPAALCTMASGPLALRLPQGPTAIIQGPLISPTLFRPAPGPLRATHTPIIFSPY